One part of the uncultured Bacteroides sp. genome encodes these proteins:
- the secG gene encoding preprotein translocase subunit SecG produces MYLLLIILIVIAAILLSFIVLIQNSKGGGLSSGFSSSNQIMGVRKTTDFLEKATWGLAAVIVVLSIITSYTMPANTAEGSAILEQAQKEEKTNPMNTPAGFATPKTETAPAAAPAQTPAAGSSEATPAAAAPAQQAPAKPAK; encoded by the coding sequence ATGTATTTATTATTAATTATCCTAATTGTCATAGCAGCAATACTATTGAGCTTTATTGTTTTGATACAAAACTCAAAAGGTGGAGGCCTTTCTTCAGGCTTTTCATCATCAAATCAAATTATGGGTGTTCGTAAAACAACAGACTTCCTTGAAAAAGCAACATGGGGACTGGCTGCTGTCATTGTAGTATTAAGTATCATTACTTCTTATACTATGCCAGCTAATACAGCTGAAGGCTCTGCTATTCTTGAACAAGCTCAAAAAGAAGAAAAAACAAATCCGATGAATACACCGGCTGGTTTCGCAACTCCAAAAACAGAAACAGCTCCTGCTGCTGCTCCTGCACAAACTCCGGCTGCAGGCTCTTCTGAAGCTACTCCTGCTGCTGCTGCTCCTGCTCAACAAGCACCAGCTAAACCTGCAAAATAA
- a CDS encoding inositol-3-phosphate synthase: MENVNVKPATGKLGVLCVGLGAVTSTFIVGTLMARKGLAKPVGSLSQLATMRVGKGKDKQYKKITEVVPLTDLNNVVFGAWDIFADNAYESAIHAEVLKEKDINPVKDELEAIKPMPAVFDQNFVKRLHGTHVKPEASRWDLTEQVREDIRNFKAANNCERIVVIWAASTEVYLPLSDEHMTLASFEKAMKEDNKEIIAPSMCYAYAAVAEGCPFIMGAPNLCVDTPAMWELSKKTSTPIAGKDFKTGQTLMKTVLAPMLKTRMLGLDGWFSTNILGNRDGEVLDDPDSFKTKEVSKLSVIETILDGEEHPELYGNIFHKVRINYYPPRNDNKEGWDNLDIFGWMGYPMQIKVDFLCRDSILAAPLLLDLVLFSDLAKRAGRYGIQDWLSFYLKSPMHDFEHKPVHDLFQQFTILKNNLREMGGYEADECVD; this comes from the coding sequence ATGGAAAATGTAAATGTAAAACCGGCAACGGGGAAACTAGGTGTATTGTGTGTAGGTTTAGGTGCAGTTACTTCTACTTTTATTGTAGGAACATTAATGGCTCGTAAAGGTTTGGCTAAACCTGTTGGTTCACTTTCGCAATTGGCTACTATGCGTGTAGGAAAAGGAAAAGATAAGCAATATAAGAAAATTACTGAAGTAGTTCCTTTAACCGACTTAAATAATGTAGTATTTGGCGCATGGGATATTTTTGCTGATAATGCTTATGAATCGGCTATTCATGCAGAAGTTTTAAAAGAAAAAGATATCAATCCGGTAAAGGATGAATTGGAAGCAATCAAACCAATGCCTGCGGTATTCGATCAAAATTTCGTTAAACGTTTACATGGAACGCACGTTAAACCAGAAGCTTCACGTTGGGATTTAACTGAACAAGTTCGTGAAGACATCCGTAACTTTAAGGCTGCAAATAATTGCGAACGCATTGTTGTTATCTGGGCTGCAAGTACAGAAGTTTATTTGCCATTGAGCGACGAACATATGACTCTTGCTTCTTTCGAAAAAGCAATGAAAGAAGACAATAAAGAAATAATTGCTCCAAGTATGTGTTATGCATATGCTGCTGTTGCAGAAGGATGTCCTTTCATTATGGGTGCACCTAATTTATGCGTTGACACTCCAGCTATGTGGGAACTTTCTAAGAAGACAAGTACTCCTATTGCAGGTAAAGACTTCAAGACAGGACAAACATTGATGAAAACTGTGCTTGCTCCAATGTTGAAAACTCGTATGCTTGGTCTTGACGGTTGGTTCTCTACAAACATCTTAGGAAACAGAGACGGTGAAGTTCTTGACGATCCAGATTCATTCAAGACAAAAGAAGTTAGTAAGCTTTCTGTTATCGAAACAATCCTTGACGGAGAAGAACATCCTGAACTTTACGGAAATATCTTCCACAAAGTTCGTATCAACTATTACCCACCACGCAACGACAACAAAGAAGGATGGGATAATCTTGATATTTTCGGATGGATGGGTTACCCAATGCAGATCAAAGTAGATTTCCTTTGCAGAGACTCTATTCTTGCTGCTCCACTTTTGCTTGACCTTGTATTATTCTCTGATCTTGCAAAACGCGCAGGACGTTATGGCATTCAAGACTGGTTGTCATTCTACCTGAAGAGCCCAATGCACGATTTCGAGCACAAACCAGTTCACGACTTATTCCAACAATTCACAATTTTGAAAAACAATCTTCGTGAAATGGGTGGATATGAAGCTGACGAATGCGTAGACTAA
- a CDS encoding HAD family hydrolase gives MKQFTNIKGIIFDYGGTIDTNGKHWAEVLWSRYKELNIPVSKEEFKKAYVHGERTLATQPLIKPSHDFYDVLLIKAKIQIEYLIQQGFLSSSEQADKYPEEIAKGCYNFAKEMVNKSLFVVKKLFIKYKLTLVSNFYGNINKVLENFGLLCNFSSIIESAVVGVRKPDPAIFTLGVRELGFEAHEVVVIGDSFSKDIIPAKAAGCRTIWLKGEGWGEETDDSVPDAIITDLEQLLNIL, from the coding sequence ATGAAACAATTCACTAATATAAAAGGAATTATTTTCGATTACGGAGGCACAATTGATACTAATGGAAAACATTGGGCAGAAGTGCTATGGAGCAGATATAAAGAACTAAATATTCCTGTAAGTAAAGAAGAGTTTAAAAAGGCGTACGTACATGGTGAACGAACATTAGCTACTCAGCCATTAATTAAGCCGTCTCATGATTTTTATGACGTTTTGCTAATTAAAGCAAAAATTCAAATTGAATATTTAATTCAGCAAGGTTTTCTATCAAGCTCAGAACAAGCAGATAAATACCCTGAAGAGATAGCTAAAGGCTGTTATAACTTTGCCAAAGAGATGGTCAATAAGTCCCTTTTTGTAGTCAAAAAGTTATTCATTAAATATAAATTAACTCTTGTTTCAAACTTTTATGGAAACATCAACAAAGTACTGGAAAACTTTGGCTTACTTTGTAACTTTAGTAGCATAATTGAATCTGCTGTAGTTGGAGTGAGAAAGCCTGATCCGGCTATTTTTACTCTGGGTGTTCGTGAGCTTGGATTTGAAGCACACGAGGTTGTTGTTATAGGTGATTCTTTTTCAAAAGACATTATTCCCGCAAAGGCCGCAGGTTGTCGTACCATCTGGCTAAAAGGAGAAGGATGGGGTGAAGAAACAGATGATTCTGTTCCTGATGCTATTATTACAGACTTAGAACAATTATTAAATATATTATAA
- a CDS encoding lysylphosphatidylglycerol synthase transmembrane domain-containing protein, producing MKNSYRNIFLLVGLVAIVIMLFTFDMKFEDLLNNLQRAGFWFPIVVLLWVIIYFINTISWYLIIHDGGKKIVPFLKVYKFTVTGFALNYATPLGFMGGEPYRVMELTPYVGISKATSSVILYIMMHIFAHFCFWFSSIFLFIIFYPVNLATGIMLSFATAFCLLFIYLFAKGYKNGMAVKAIRLCRKIPYFKKWAISFAENKKETLEKIDSQIAELHKQRKKTFYTTLLLEFSTRIIGCLEVFFILKILTPDVNFLSCILIMAFTSLLSNLFFFLPMQLGIREGGFAIATGGMALTGAFGIYTGLITRIRELIWIGIGMTLMKIGNKDKITANNNQ from the coding sequence ATGAAAAATAGCTATCGTAACATATTTCTTTTAGTTGGACTCGTTGCCATTGTCATAATGCTTTTTACATTTGACATGAAATTTGAAGATCTTCTGAATAATCTTCAAAGAGCGGGTTTTTGGTTTCCGATAGTTGTTCTTCTTTGGGTTATTATATACTTTATAAATACAATTTCCTGGTATTTAATAATCCACGATGGAGGAAAGAAAATAGTTCCTTTTTTAAAGGTATATAAATTTACGGTCACTGGTTTTGCACTTAATTATGCTACCCCATTGGGGTTTATGGGAGGTGAGCCATATAGGGTTATGGAATTAACACCCTATGTAGGGATAAGCAAAGCTACGTCTTCTGTTATTTTATATATTATGATGCATATTTTTGCTCACTTTTGTTTCTGGTTTTCTTCTATATTCTTATTTATAATATTTTATCCGGTAAATTTAGCAACTGGTATTATGCTCTCCTTTGCTACAGCCTTTTGTCTTCTATTTATTTACCTGTTTGCAAAAGGGTATAAAAATGGAATGGCCGTAAAAGCAATAAGATTATGTAGAAAAATACCATATTTTAAAAAATGGGCGATAAGTTTTGCTGAAAATAAAAAAGAAACTCTTGAAAAAATTGATAGCCAGATAGCAGAACTACATAAACAAAGAAAGAAAACATTTTACACAACTTTATTACTGGAGTTTTCAACAAGAATTATCGGATGCCTTGAGGTCTTTTTTATTTTGAAGATATTAACACCCGATGTGAATTTTCTTTCTTGCATATTAATAATGGCATTTACGAGTCTTTTATCAAATCTTTTTTTCTTCTTACCCATGCAATTAGGAATAAGAGAAGGAGGTTTTGCTATAGCAACAGGAGGAATGGCTCTAACAGGAGCTTTCGGAATCTATACTGGTTTAATTACGCGCATAAGAGAACTTATATGGATTGGAATAGGCATGACTTTAATGAAAATTGGTAATAAAGATAAAATTACAGCAAACAATAATCAATAA
- a CDS encoding sigma-54 dependent transcriptional regulator: MTRSEIQQVKQRFGIIGNTETLNRAIDIAIQVAPTDLSVLITGESGVGKESFPQIIHQYSRRKHGQYIAVNCGAIPEGTIDSELFGHEKGAFTGAIGERKGYFGEADGGTIFLDEVGELPLPTQARLLRVLESGEFIKVGSSKVQKTDVRIVAATNVNLREAISSGKFREDLYYRLNTVPVQIPPLRERPEDIVLLFRKFSSDFAEKYRMPAIQLSEDAKRVLVSYSWPGNVRQLKNITEQISIIETNREITPAILQTYLPEQPGEKLPMLFGGKQQGKTFESEREILYQVLFDMRQDVTELKKLVHDIMTDKAQPVATQTVVNHVPTINIPSNNNISSVHHPIHVEDDIQDTEEYVEESLSLDDLEKEMIRKALQKHHGKRKNAAKDLNISERTLYRKIKEYGLDK; the protein is encoded by the coding sequence ATGACTAGATCTGAGATTCAACAAGTAAAGCAACGATTCGGTATTATCGGTAATACGGAAACACTGAATAGAGCCATCGATATTGCTATCCAAGTGGCTCCGACCGATTTATCTGTATTAATCACAGGAGAAAGCGGTGTTGGTAAAGAAAGTTTTCCTCAAATTATACATCAGTACAGCCGTCGGAAACACGGTCAATATATAGCAGTAAACTGTGGAGCTATTCCTGAAGGGACTATTGATTCTGAACTTTTCGGGCACGAAAAAGGAGCTTTTACAGGAGCTATAGGCGAACGTAAAGGTTATTTCGGGGAAGCTGATGGCGGTACTATATTTCTTGATGAAGTGGGAGAATTACCTCTCCCAACCCAGGCACGCCTGCTACGAGTACTGGAAAGTGGCGAATTTATTAAAGTTGGCTCATCAAAAGTGCAAAAAACAGATGTACGCATTGTTGCAGCTACAAATGTAAACCTGCGCGAAGCAATCTCTTCCGGAAAATTCCGTGAGGATCTTTATTACAGATTAAACACTGTTCCGGTACAGATTCCTCCTTTGCGGGAACGCCCTGAAGATATTGTACTTTTATTCCGCAAATTTTCTTCAGACTTTGCCGAGAAATATCGCATGCCAGCTATTCAATTATCCGAAGATGCTAAACGAGTACTGGTATCTTATTCCTGGCCGGGAAATGTGCGTCAGCTAAAGAATATTACAGAACAGATATCAATCATTGAAACAAACCGCGAAATTACCCCGGCTATTCTTCAAACTTATCTTCCCGAACAACCAGGAGAGAAGTTGCCAATGCTTTTTGGAGGCAAACAGCAAGGCAAAACTTTTGAAAGCGAACGGGAAATTCTTTATCAGGTATTGTTCGATATGAGACAAGATGTTACAGAACTAAAGAAACTGGTACATGATATTATGACGGATAAGGCACAACCTGTTGCAACACAAACAGTAGTCAACCATGTACCTACCATCAATATTCCTTCAAACAATAACATTTCATCCGTACACCACCCTATTCACGTGGAAGATGATATTCAGGATACAGAGGAATATGTAGAAGAATCTCTTTCTTTAGACGATCTTGAAAAGGAGATGATTAGAAAAGCACTGCAAAAGCATCATGGTAAACGTAAAAACGCAGCTAAAGATTTAAATATCTCCGAGCGCACACTATACAGAAAAATAAAAGAATATGGATTGGATAAATAA
- a CDS encoding LptE family protein, with the protein MDWINKLKQPLALLSLLILMSSCKIGYKFNGSSIDYTKIKTISIATFPIKSDYVYAPLATKFNDDLKDIFIRQTRLSLVPRNGDLNIEGEITGYQQLNKTVKADGYASETELRITVVVRFVNNKDHSQDLNDQQFTAFRNYNSSLMLTAVQDQLIAEMTKEITEQIFNATVANW; encoded by the coding sequence ATGGATTGGATAAATAAATTAAAACAACCACTTGCTTTACTCTCATTGCTTATATTGATGAGTTCGTGCAAAATTGGATATAAGTTTAACGGTTCGTCTATCGACTATACCAAGATAAAGACTATATCTATCGCTACCTTTCCTATAAAGTCAGATTACGTATATGCACCATTGGCTACTAAATTCAATGACGATTTGAAAGATATCTTTATCCGCCAAACTCGTTTGAGCCTTGTTCCGCGTAACGGAGATTTAAACATTGAAGGAGAAATTACCGGTTACCAGCAGCTAAATAAAACTGTCAAAGCCGACGGATATGCATCAGAAACAGAACTTCGTATCACGGTCGTTGTACGTTTTGTCAACAACAAAGATCATTCGCAGGACTTGAATGACCAACAATTTACGGCTTTCCGGAATTATAATTCATCTCTGATGCTGACAGCTGTTCAGGATCAGTTGATTGCTGAAATGACAAAAGAAATAACAGAACAGATTTTTAACGCAACAGTAGCAAACTGGTAA
- a CDS encoding tetratricopeptide repeat protein: protein MNAQNLQQWISHPESLNRDTLYELRTILAHYPYFQSARLLYLKNLYLLHDLSFGQELRKAALYVADRRVLFNLIEGDKFVIESKKEELSLMKDEPNLDRTLTLIDSFLSSLPEEPLPVKMEYDLSTDYTTYLLEEDSNIAPDESADKKEVPTPKFRGQELIDGFIEKAENEDIIKLQISEENEVKTLQLIETVTDENEDDESYFTETLAKIYVKQQRYSKALEIIKKLSLKYPKKNAYFADQIRFLEKLIINAKSK, encoded by the coding sequence ATGAACGCTCAGAATCTGCAACAATGGATTTCTCATCCCGAAAGTCTTAATAGAGATACGCTTTACGAACTGAGAACTATACTGGCACACTACCCGTATTTTCAATCAGCCCGATTGCTTTATCTAAAGAACTTATATTTACTCCACGATCTTTCTTTTGGCCAAGAGTTGCGAAAAGCAGCTCTTTATGTTGCCGATCGTCGTGTTCTTTTTAACTTGATAGAGGGAGATAAATTCGTTATTGAGTCAAAAAAAGAAGAGCTTTCTTTAATGAAAGATGAGCCAAATCTGGATCGTACACTAACGCTTATTGATTCATTTCTTTCATCACTGCCGGAAGAGCCGCTTCCTGTGAAAATGGAGTATGATTTATCGACCGACTATACAACTTATCTTCTTGAGGAAGACAGCAATATTGCTCCGGATGAATCTGCCGATAAAAAAGAAGTACCAACGCCTAAATTTAGAGGCCAGGAATTAATTGACGGATTCATAGAGAAAGCAGAGAACGAGGACATTATAAAATTGCAAATTTCGGAAGAAAATGAAGTAAAAACTCTTCAGCTCATAGAAACTGTAACTGATGAAAATGAGGACGATGAGAGTTATTTTACCGAAACTTTAGCCAAAATATATGTAAAACAACAAAGATATTCCAAGGCTCTTGAAATAATTAAAAAATTAAGTTTGAAATATCCGAAAAAAAATGCTTACTTTGCAGACCAAATAAGATTTTTGGAAAAATTGATTATTAACGCTAAATCAAAATAA
- a CDS encoding CDP-alcohol phosphatidyltransferase family protein has product MEKEIRKMELEASLKSLDTEEFIDIHFYRPIGYRWALFFKRLGISPNTVTVASIFLGVAAGILFYFEDIKMTLCGIFLLIWANSYDSADGQLARLTGQKSEIGRILDGVSGDFWFITIYACICLRLTSEWGIWIWLLAAITGFFHSKQAAMADYYRNIHLFFLKGKAGSELDNSVQQKQLFKSLSWKNDFIRKLFIFFYKDYTASQEQLTPNFQLFFNSIKEKYGDNIPQTSRDEFRTLSKPLMKYTNILSFNTRVIALFISLLINEPWIYFVFEITVLNFILAYMIITHESFCLKLYKKIS; this is encoded by the coding sequence ATGGAAAAAGAAATTAGAAAAATGGAGTTGGAAGCTTCATTAAAATCGCTGGATACCGAAGAATTCATTGATATTCATTTTTACCGGCCAATAGGATATCGTTGGGCTTTATTTTTCAAACGATTAGGAATTTCTCCAAATACCGTTACTGTAGCAAGTATATTTCTTGGAGTTGCTGCAGGAATTCTATTTTATTTCGAAGATATTAAGATGACGCTCTGCGGAATTTTCTTATTAATATGGGCTAATTCTTATGATAGTGCAGACGGACAACTAGCGCGCCTAACCGGACAAAAATCTGAAATCGGACGTATTCTTGATGGGGTAAGTGGTGATTTTTGGTTTATCACAATTTACGCCTGCATTTGTTTACGTCTCACTTCGGAGTGGGGAATATGGATTTGGCTGTTAGCTGCAATTACCGGATTCTTTCATAGCAAGCAAGCTGCAATGGCCGACTATTACCGTAATATTCACTTATTTTTCCTAAAAGGGAAAGCCGGAAGCGAACTCGATAATTCTGTACAGCAAAAGCAATTATTCAAATCTCTTTCATGGAAGAATGACTTTATCAGAAAGTTGTTTATTTTCTTTTATAAAGATTATACAGCTTCACAGGAACAATTAACTCCTAATTTTCAGTTATTCTTCAATAGTATAAAAGAAAAATATGGAGATAATATACCACAAACCTCAAGAGATGAATTCAGGACCTTAAGCAAGCCATTGATGAAATATACCAATATATTATCATTCAACACAAGAGTTATTGCCCTGTTTATAAGTCTCCTCATTAACGAACCTTGGATATATTTTGTTTTTGAAATAACTGTTTTAAACTTCATACTCGCATATATGATCATAACTCACGAGTCTTTCTGTTTGAAGCTTTATAAAAAAATATCATAA
- the secA gene encoding preprotein translocase subunit SecA has translation MGFNEFLSAIFGNKSTRDMKEIQPWVDKIKAAYEDVAKLDNDALRAKTEELKKYIYDSATEERAKIEELKATVETTELEEREDLFLQIDKLEKAVLDKYEVALDEVLPVAFSIVKETAKRFSENETIEVTATDFDRTLATTKDFVHIEGDKAIYQNHWIAGGTEITWNMVHYDVQLFGGVVLHKGKIAEMATGEGKTLVATLPVFLNALTGNGVHVVTVNDYLSKRDSEWMGPLYMFHGLSVDCIDKHQPNSDARRKAYLADITFGTNNEFGFDYLRDNMAVSPKDLVQRQHNYSIVDEVDSVLIDDARTPLIISGPVPKGEDQLFEELCPEVEKIVNVQKILATKYLSDAKRLIASDDKKDQEEGFLALFRSHKALPKNKALIKFLSEPGIKAGMLKTEEIYMEQNNKRMPEAVEPLYFVIEEKMNSVDLTDKGVDLLTGNSPDPTLFVLPDIASQLSELENENLNDEEKQIKKDELMTNFAIKSERVHTINQLLKAYTMFERDDEYVVIDGQVKIVDEQTGRIMEGRRYSDGLHQALEAKERVKVEAATQTFATITLQNYFRMYHKLSGMTGTAETEAGELWDIYKLDVVVIPTNRSILRKDMNDRVYKTKREKYKAVIEEIESLVNAGRPVLVGTTSVEISEMLSKMLMMRKIEHNVLNAKLHQKEADIVAQAGFKGTVTIATNMAGRGTDIKLSPEVKAAGGLAIIGTERHESRRVDRQLRGRAGRQGDPGSSVFFVSLEDDLMRLFSSDRIAGVMDKLGFKEGEMIEHKMISNSIERAQKKVEENNFGIRKRLLEYDDVMNKQRTVIYTKRRHALMGERIGMDIVNMIWDRCANAIENKEYEDSKMEILQTFAMDIPYTEEESRGTKVEKLVDRTFDAAMATFKRRTERMANVANPVIKKVYEEQGNRFENILIPITDGKRMYNITCNLKAAYENESKEAVTAYEKTILLHNIDEGWKENLRELDELKHSVQNASYEQKDPLLIYKLESVNLFDEMVNKINNHTVASLMRGKIPFQEPEEVKQATPEVQQDYSKYRTEKTDLTDPNQQAAAQHDTREVKKEPIRVEKTVGRNDPCPCGSGKKFKNCHGREA, from the coding sequence ATGGGATTTAATGAATTTTTAAGTGCTATCTTTGGTAATAAATCCACTAGGGATATGAAAGAGATCCAACCATGGGTAGACAAAATAAAAGCAGCGTATGAAGACGTTGCAAAACTGGACAATGATGCGCTTCGTGCTAAAACAGAAGAACTAAAGAAATATATATACGATTCAGCTACTGAAGAAAGAGCAAAGATTGAAGAACTGAAAGCTACTGTTGAAACAACAGAACTTGAAGAAAGAGAAGATTTATTCTTGCAAATTGATAAGCTTGAAAAGGCTGTTCTTGATAAATATGAAGTAGCTCTTGATGAGGTTCTTCCAGTTGCTTTCTCTATTGTGAAAGAAACTGCTAAGAGATTCTCGGAAAATGAAACGATAGAAGTTACTGCTACCGATTTTGACCGCACATTAGCTACTACTAAAGATTTTGTTCATATTGAAGGAGATAAGGCTATTTACCAGAATCACTGGATTGCCGGAGGTACTGAAATAACCTGGAATATGGTTCACTATGATGTTCAGCTCTTTGGTGGTGTGGTTCTTCATAAAGGTAAGATTGCCGAAATGGCAACTGGTGAAGGTAAAACTTTGGTGGCTACCTTACCGGTATTCCTTAACGCATTGACCGGAAACGGTGTACACGTGGTTACTGTAAATGACTATTTGTCAAAACGTGACTCGGAATGGATGGGACCTTTATATATGTTCCACGGATTGAGCGTTGACTGTATTGATAAACACCAACCAAACTCAGATGCTCGTCGCAAAGCTTATCTTGCTGATATTACTTTCGGAACAAACAACGAATTTGGTTTCGACTACCTTCGTGACAATATGGCGGTTAGTCCAAAAGATTTAGTGCAGCGTCAGCATAACTATTCAATTGTCGATGAGGTTGACTCTGTATTGATTGATGATGCCCGTACTCCTCTTATTATTTCTGGTCCGGTTCCTAAAGGTGAAGATCAGCTTTTTGAGGAATTATGTCCTGAAGTAGAAAAGATTGTTAATGTACAGAAAATCTTAGCTACAAAATATTTGTCGGATGCAAAACGTTTAATTGCTTCTGACGACAAGAAAGATCAGGAAGAAGGTTTCCTTGCTTTGTTCCGCAGCCATAAAGCTCTGCCTAAAAATAAAGCATTGATTAAGTTCTTAAGTGAACCGGGAATTAAAGCCGGAATGCTTAAAACTGAAGAAATCTACATGGAGCAGAACAACAAGCGTATGCCTGAAGCTGTTGAACCATTGTATTTCGTTATTGAAGAAAAAATGAATAGTGTAGACCTTACTGATAAAGGTGTTGACTTACTTACCGGTAATTCTCCCGACCCTACATTGTTCGTGTTGCCTGATATTGCTTCTCAGCTTTCAGAACTTGAAAATGAAAATCTGAACGATGAGGAAAAGCAGATTAAGAAAGATGAATTGATGACTAACTTCGCTATTAAGTCAGAACGTGTTCATACCATCAACCAATTGCTTAAAGCATATACTATGTTTGAAAGAGATGATGAGTACGTGGTTATTGACGGACAAGTGAAGATTGTAGACGAGCAAACCGGACGTATCATGGAGGGTCGTAGATATTCAGACGGTCTTCACCAGGCTCTTGAAGCTAAGGAACGTGTTAAGGTTGAAGCTGCTACACAAACATTTGCTACTATTACTTTACAGAACTACTTCCGTATGTATCACAAGCTTTCTGGTATGACCGGTACAGCTGAAACAGAAGCGGGTGAGTTGTGGGATATCTATAAACTGGATGTGGTTGTTATTCCAACAAACCGTTCAATCCTTCGTAAAGACATGAACGACCGCGTATATAAAACAAAACGCGAAAAGTATAAAGCTGTAATCGAAGAAATTGAATCTTTGGTAAATGCTGGTCGTCCGGTATTGGTGGGTACCACTTCGGTTGAAATCTCTGAAATGTTGAGTAAGATGCTTATGATGCGTAAGATTGAGCACAACGTGTTGAATGCAAAACTTCACCAGAAGGAAGCTGATATTGTTGCTCAGGCAGGTTTTAAAGGTACAGTAACTATTGCTACCAATATGGCCGGTCGTGGTACCGATATCAAGTTGAGTCCGGAAGTTAAGGCTGCCGGTGGTTTGGCTATCATTGGTACAGAGCGTCACGAATCACGTCGTGTAGACCGCCAGTTAAGAGGTCGTGCAGGACGTCAGGGTGACCCGGGTTCTTCTGTATTCTTTGTTTCTTTGGAAGATGATTTGATGCGTTTGTTCTCTTCAGATCGTATTGCCGGAGTAATGGATAAATTAGGATTCAAAGAAGGTGAGATGATTGAACACAAAATGATTTCTAATTCTATTGAACGTGCTCAGAAGAAGGTTGAAGAAAACAACTTCGGTATTCGTAAACGTCTGCTTGAGTATGATGATGTTATGAACAAGCAACGTACAGTAATCTACACTAAACGTCGCCACGCTTTGATGGGAGAACGTATTGGTATGGATATTGTAAATATGATATGGGATCGTTGTGCAAACGCTATTGAAAATAAAGAATACGAAGATTCTAAAATGGAAATTCTCCAAACCTTTGCAATGGATATTCCTTATACTGAAGAAGAATCAAGAGGAACAAAGGTAGAGAAACTTGTAGATCGTACTTTTGATGCTGCTATGGCTACCTTTAAACGCAGAACAGAACGCATGGCTAATGTTGCTAATCCTGTAATTAAAAAGGTATACGAGGAACAAGGTAATCGTTTTGAAAACATCCTTATCCCAATTACAGATGGTAAACGTATGTATAACATCACTTGTAATCTGAAAGCTGCTTATGAAAATGAAAGTAAAGAAGCGGTAACAGCATACGAAAAGACTATTCTTCTTCATAACATTGACGAAGGCTGGAAAGAAAATCTTCGTGAACTGGACGAACTGAAACATTCTGTACAGAATGCAAGCTATGAACAAAAAGATCCATTATTGATTTATAAGCTTGAATCTGTGAACTTGTTTGATGAAATGGTTAATAAGATTAATAACCACACTGTTGCATCTTTAATGCGCGGTAAGATTCCTTTCCAGGAACCTGAAGAAGTAAAACAGGCAACTCCGGAAGTTCAACAGGATTACAGTAAGTATCGTACTGAAAAGACAGATTTAACTGATCCTAACCAGCAAGCTGCAGCTCAGCATGATACTCGTGAGGTTAAAAAAGAACCAATTCGTGTAGAGAAAACAGTAGGACGTAATGATCCTTGTCCTTGTGGTAGCGGTAAAAAGTTTAAAAACTGCCATGGACGTGAGGCGTAA